The Ruania alba genome window below encodes:
- the atpD gene encoding F0F1 ATP synthase subunit beta, whose protein sequence is MTATASEAQASGAGEPGVGRIARVIGPVLDIEFPPDAIPEMYNALTTRVDLPGQDAYDMTLEVAQHLGDNIVRAIALKPTDGLVRGGEVRDTGSPISVPVGDITKGKVFNVTGDALNLAEGETLEVTERWPIHRQPPAFDQLESKTQMFETGIKSIDLLTPYVQGGKIGLFGGAGVGKTVLIQEMIYRVAADHGGVSVFAGVGERTREGGDLIDEMDEAGVFDKTALVFGQMDEPPGTRLRVALSALTMAEYFRDVQKQDVLLFIDNIFRFTQAGQEVSTLLGRMPSAVGYQPTLADEMGLLQERITSTRGHSITSLQAIYVPADDYTDPAPATTFAHLDATTELSREIASRGLYPAIDPLASTSRILDPQYVGEEHYRVANQAKAILQKNKELQDIIAILGIDELSEEDKVTVNRARRIEQFLSQNTYMAEKFTGVKGSTVPLSETIEAFSKIAGGEFDHVPEQAFFNIGGLEDLERNAAKMRDED, encoded by the coding sequence ATGACTGCTACCGCATCCGAGGCACAGGCCAGCGGCGCCGGCGAGCCGGGCGTGGGCCGGATCGCCCGCGTGATCGGCCCCGTGCTGGACATCGAATTCCCGCCGGACGCCATCCCGGAGATGTACAACGCCCTGACCACCCGGGTGGACCTGCCCGGTCAGGACGCCTACGACATGACGCTCGAGGTCGCCCAGCACCTGGGTGACAACATCGTCCGCGCCATTGCGCTCAAGCCCACGGATGGTCTCGTCCGTGGTGGTGAGGTCCGTGACACCGGCTCTCCGATCTCGGTGCCCGTCGGTGACATCACCAAGGGCAAGGTCTTCAACGTGACCGGTGACGCCCTGAACCTGGCCGAGGGGGAGACCCTCGAGGTGACCGAGCGCTGGCCCATCCACCGCCAGCCGCCCGCGTTCGACCAGCTCGAGTCCAAGACGCAGATGTTCGAGACCGGCATCAAGTCGATCGACCTGCTCACCCCGTACGTTCAGGGTGGAAAGATCGGCCTCTTCGGCGGTGCGGGTGTCGGCAAGACGGTGCTCATCCAGGAGATGATCTACCGTGTGGCTGCCGACCACGGTGGTGTCTCGGTCTTCGCCGGTGTCGGTGAGCGCACCCGTGAGGGTGGCGACCTGATCGACGAGATGGACGAGGCCGGGGTCTTCGACAAGACGGCACTGGTCTTCGGTCAGATGGACGAGCCGCCGGGCACCCGTCTGCGGGTCGCGCTGTCCGCCCTGACGATGGCGGAGTACTTCCGCGACGTGCAGAAGCAGGACGTGCTGCTCTTCATCGACAACATCTTCCGCTTCACCCAGGCCGGCCAGGAGGTCTCCACGCTGCTGGGCCGGATGCCGTCGGCGGTGGGTTACCAGCCCACCCTGGCCGACGAGATGGGCTTGCTGCAGGAGCGCATCACCTCCACGCGTGGTCACTCGATCACCTCGCTGCAGGCGATCTACGTGCCAGCTGACGACTACACCGATCCGGCCCCGGCCACGACGTTCGCCCACCTGGACGCGACGACCGAGCTCTCCCGTGAGATCGCCTCGCGTGGTCTGTACCCGGCGATCGACCCGCTGGCCTCCACCTCCCGCATCCTCGACCCGCAGTACGTGGGCGAAGAGCACTACCGGGTGGCCAACCAGGCGAAGGCGATTCTGCAGAAGAACAAGGAACTGCAGGACATCATCGCGATCCTCGGTATCGACGAACTGTCCGAAGAGGACAAGGTCACGGTGAACCGGGCACGCCGGATCGAGCAGTTCCTCTCCCAGAACACCTACATGGCCGAGAAGTTCACCGGCGTGAAGGGCTCGACCGTGCCGCTGTCGGAGACCATCGAGGCGTTCAGCAAGATCGCCGGCGGTGAGTTCGACCACGTGCCGGAGCAGGCGTTCTTCAACATCGGTGGTCTTGAGGACCTCGAGCGCAACGCTGCGAAGATGCGCGACGAGGACTGA
- a CDS encoding F0F1 ATP synthase subunit epsilon, whose translation MPLTVEMVSADRTWWSGEATSIGAPAADGDLGILPGHQPVLAVLRAGTVKVRPSDGDPVTMEVTGGFLSVDSDDVTIVVDPTTSEDAVGAGEA comes from the coding sequence GTGCCGCTCACGGTGGAGATGGTCTCCGCGGACCGCACCTGGTGGTCCGGGGAAGCAACAAGCATCGGCGCCCCGGCGGCGGACGGTGACCTGGGTATCCTGCCTGGTCACCAGCCCGTCCTGGCCGTGCTGCGTGCCGGCACGGTGAAGGTTCGCCCGTCCGACGGCGATCCGGTCACCATGGAAGTCACGGGCGGTTTCCTCTCGGTGGACTCTGACGACGTCACGATCGTCGTCGATCCCACCACCTCGGAGGACGCCGTCGGCGCAGGCGAGGCCTGA
- a CDS encoding DUF2550 family protein, which yields MRVVMIAVIVVVIAALLLVGLFFWRLRTLGRRVGSFECAVQSDSRWKAGIAAYTRDHLDWYEVVSLSLRPSRRWGRRELDILGRRHRSVHGHSEPLSEARCRYRGEEFLVVAEDGALDGLRSWLEAAPPDTSTSRIV from the coding sequence ATGCGGGTGGTGATGATCGCCGTCATTGTGGTGGTCATCGCTGCCCTGCTGCTCGTCGGTCTGTTCTTTTGGCGGCTGCGCACCCTCGGGCGCAGGGTCGGCTCCTTCGAGTGCGCCGTGCAGTCCGACAGCCGCTGGAAGGCCGGCATCGCCGCCTACACACGAGACCACCTCGACTGGTACGAGGTGGTCTCGTTGTCGTTACGCCCGTCCCGCCGGTGGGGGCGGCGCGAGCTGGACATCCTGGGCCGGCGTCATCGCAGCGTGCACGGGCACAGCGAGCCGTTGAGCGAGGCGCGCTGCCGGTACCGAGGTGAGGAGTTCCTGGTGGTCGCCGAGGACGGCGCACTGGACGGTCTCCGGTCCTGGCTGGAGGCGGCACCACCGGACACCAGCACGTCTCGTATCGTGTGA
- a CDS encoding ROK family protein, whose amino-acid sequence MATTSVLGPADLGRANRARVIRALQVHGPMSRSEVARELGIGRGSVTTIVQPLLDQGLLLELAKVPAAHGKPPRPLWFADTWQLGAVFAAPDVLVVATVSLDGQVLQRSRARFTDVDSFRTTLLTHSERLFRADTLLGIGVGSAGAVDVPTGTIMENYRIPTLNHLPLGPLLADHFGVPVYVDHHPRVQAIGDLWFGVGRDCRDFASVYTGDVLGVGLVADGRAVHGPRGGGGEIGHTVVDQHGTRCMCGQLGCWYTVASLGWLRDRARELGIARPDELTSRILAADPSDAARTLRGEYARNLALGLANLEQLLGSGTYVLHGDAAGGGDAFAALVAEEITRRIPRRGAEIRVIAAPEQDDATILGAAGLVMFRTYDAQL is encoded by the coding sequence ATGGCGACCACCAGCGTTCTCGGCCCTGCTGACCTCGGCCGGGCCAACCGCGCCCGGGTCATCCGTGCCCTCCAGGTGCACGGCCCGATGAGCCGGTCCGAGGTGGCACGCGAGCTCGGCATCGGCCGGGGCAGCGTCACCACGATCGTGCAACCGTTGCTCGACCAGGGCCTGTTGCTCGAGTTGGCGAAGGTTCCGGCCGCGCACGGCAAACCACCTCGGCCATTGTGGTTCGCCGACACCTGGCAGCTCGGCGCCGTGTTCGCCGCACCGGATGTGCTCGTCGTGGCCACTGTCTCGCTCGACGGGCAGGTCCTGCAGCGCAGCCGTGCCCGGTTCACCGACGTCGACTCCTTCCGTACAACCCTGCTGACCCACAGCGAGCGGCTGTTCCGGGCGGACACCCTGCTCGGGATCGGCGTGGGATCGGCCGGTGCCGTCGACGTTCCGACCGGCACCATCATGGAGAACTATCGGATCCCGACCCTCAATCACCTCCCACTGGGACCCTTGCTCGCCGATCACTTCGGCGTGCCGGTCTACGTCGACCACCACCCGCGCGTGCAGGCCATCGGCGACCTGTGGTTCGGAGTGGGCCGCGACTGCCGCGACTTCGCCTCCGTCTACACCGGGGACGTTCTCGGCGTGGGCCTGGTAGCCGACGGCCGCGCCGTGCACGGTCCGCGTGGCGGGGGTGGCGAGATCGGGCACACCGTGGTCGACCAGCACGGGACCAGATGCATGTGCGGACAACTCGGCTGCTGGTACACGGTGGCGTCATTGGGCTGGCTGCGCGATCGGGCCCGCGAGCTCGGGATCGCTCGCCCGGACGAGCTCACCTCCCGCATCCTGGCCGCCGACCCCAGCGACGCAGCCCGCACGCTGCGCGGCGAGTACGCCCGGAACCTGGCACTGGGACTGGCCAACCTCGAGCAGCTGCTCGGATCCGGGACGTACGTGCTGCACGGCGATGCTGCCGGTGGCGGCGACGCGTTCGCTGCCCTGGTGGCCGAGGAGATCACGCGGCGCATCCCGCGCCGAGGTGCCGAGATCCGAGTGATCGCGGCGCCCGAGCAGGATGATGCCACCATCCTCGGTGCCGCCGGCCTGGTGATGTTCCGAACCTACGACGCCCAGCTCTGA
- a CDS encoding N-acyl-D-amino-acid deacylase family protein, with protein MPSTVIRGVQLADEPMSGQLVDIHVADGQIVAVHPAARATEADSIIDGGGRLAMPGFIDAHAHAEGAVFDDEVQLAMLRQGVTSVVVGNDGVSFAPAPGPTAEWASDYFIAINGEHPDGAQARIADLRAGYNGRTRVNVATLVPHGNLRHAVIGGSDRPATAGELDEMVSLLEQGLSDGACGLSTGLEYQPGGYADVAELTALARVVAEHRLPHVSHMRGYEGLAVGAMAELAQIAHDSGVATHISHLHGPDDQLVAALDSMQAEGLDVTFDSYPYLRGASILSMVALPDWVPLADPAQAVALLRRPDVQERLHAEHLPQLEEVWPRITMAHVPGKLAWAEGLGLMQVADRLRLSPAQTVVELLISTELRAGCIFAQPPTNSEASVRTLLGSPGHIGSSDAIYSGGKPHPRGWGAFARFLAEHVRRLSDWTWAESQWHLSGAAAARFCLHDRGALAPGMAADIALIDPDAVQDNADYETPRTLATGVDDVLVNGTPVLTGGMLTPERTGRALRPPKVTR; from the coding sequence ATGCCGTCGACCGTCATCCGGGGCGTACAACTGGCTGACGAGCCCATGTCTGGACAGCTGGTGGACATCCACGTCGCTGACGGACAGATCGTGGCGGTGCATCCCGCAGCTCGGGCGACCGAGGCGGATTCGATCATCGACGGCGGTGGTCGCCTCGCCATGCCGGGCTTCATCGATGCACACGCGCACGCCGAAGGCGCCGTCTTCGACGACGAGGTGCAGCTGGCGATGCTCCGCCAGGGGGTGACCAGCGTGGTGGTGGGCAACGACGGTGTGTCGTTCGCGCCTGCACCCGGTCCGACAGCCGAGTGGGCCAGTGACTACTTCATCGCGATCAACGGTGAGCACCCCGATGGTGCGCAGGCACGGATCGCGGATCTGCGTGCGGGCTACAACGGACGCACCCGGGTGAACGTGGCGACCTTGGTGCCGCACGGGAACCTGCGCCATGCCGTGATCGGCGGATCGGACCGGCCCGCCACCGCGGGTGAGCTCGACGAGATGGTCAGCCTGCTTGAGCAGGGCCTGTCCGACGGGGCCTGCGGGCTGTCCACCGGCCTCGAGTACCAGCCCGGTGGATATGCCGACGTGGCCGAGCTGACGGCCCTGGCTCGGGTGGTGGCGGAGCACCGACTCCCGCACGTCAGCCACATGCGTGGCTACGAGGGGCTCGCCGTCGGCGCCATGGCCGAGCTTGCTCAGATCGCTCACGACAGCGGCGTCGCCACCCATATCTCACATCTGCACGGCCCGGACGATCAACTCGTCGCAGCGTTGGACAGCATGCAGGCGGAGGGGCTCGACGTCACGTTCGACTCCTACCCGTATCTGCGCGGAGCCTCGATCCTGTCCATGGTGGCACTGCCGGACTGGGTCCCGCTGGCCGATCCGGCGCAGGCGGTGGCGCTGCTGCGGCGCCCGGACGTTCAGGAGCGGCTGCACGCCGAGCACCTCCCGCAGCTGGAGGAGGTGTGGCCGCGGATCACGATGGCGCACGTGCCAGGCAAGCTGGCGTGGGCCGAAGGGCTCGGCCTGATGCAGGTGGCGGACCGGCTCCGCCTGTCCCCGGCGCAGACCGTGGTGGAACTGCTGATCAGCACCGAGCTGCGGGCGGGCTGCATCTTCGCCCAGCCGCCTACCAACTCGGAAGCCTCGGTCCGCACCCTCCTGGGCTCGCCGGGGCACATCGGTTCCTCCGACGCGATCTATTCCGGTGGGAAGCCGCACCCGCGCGGCTGGGGAGCATTCGCACGTTTCCTCGCCGAGCACGTACGCCGGCTCAGCGACTGGACGTGGGCCGAGTCACAGTGGCACCTCTCCGGTGCGGCTGCCGCCCGGTTCTGTCTCCATGATCGTGGCGCACTGGCGCCCGGAATGGCGGCGGACATCGCACTCATCGATCCGGACGCCGTCCAGGACAACGCTGACTACGAGACGCCACGCACCCTCGCCACCGGCGTCGACGACGTGCTGGTCAACGGCACGCCCGTGCTGACCGGCGGCATGCTGACCCCCGAACGAACCGGCCGCGCGCTACGACCCCCGAAGGTGACCCGCTGA